In Drosophila yakuba strain Tai18E2 chromosome 2R, Prin_Dyak_Tai18E2_2.1, whole genome shotgun sequence, a single genomic region encodes these proteins:
- the LOC26536384 gene encoding LOW QUALITY PROTEIN: uncharacterized protein CG31750 (The sequence of the model RefSeq protein was modified relative to this genomic sequence to represent the inferred CDS: inserted 1 base in 1 codon; substituted 1 base at 1 genomic stop codon) yields the protein MDSFSGYIMPEKGHGIPLRNSRNIGLSRLLRWSVSSICWTSYIIYRGWVVGQIKFDPRSGKMIIHPRNIWTKRVALLGKISALVHDNSFKAYLFVAFTLMFLKRQETLIETIAVQISLLNTGRLYYWLNSLSWNRSFVNRVNDVIRVDAHRLVQMQGLLNLQLLIIDLRNQKXKQLDFSFTSELKNLQTCFDLQLRAQPIXNQIMSVNHVCGCPFVLDFFFCTVLNSISCVQYNGKWR from the exons ATGGACTCATTCAGTGGTTACATAATGCCAGAGAAGGGTCACGGGATCCCTTTGAGAAATTCCCGTAATATCGGTCTATCGCGACTTTTACGATGGTCAGTTTCCTCTATTTGCTGGACTTCATATATCATTTATCGCGGCTGGGTGGTTGGTCAAATAAAGTTCGATCCGAGATCAGGGAAAATGATCATACACCCTAGGAATATTTGGACAAAGCGGGTTGCTCTGCTCGGTAAGATATCTGCACTGGTCCATGATAATTCTTTCAaagcatatttatttgtggCGTTTACtttgatgtttttaaaaagACAAGAAACCCTCATAGAGACAATTGCAGTGCAAATATCGCTTTTGAACACCGGCCGTCTTTATTACTGGCTGAATAGCCTATCCTGGAATCGCTCCTTTGTGAATCGCGTGAATGACGTAATTCGGGTAGACGCTCAT CGATTGGTCCAAATGCAGGGCTTACTTAACTTGCAGCTTCTGATAATCGACCTTAGAAATCAAA CTAAACAGCTGGATTTCAGCTTTACCAGTGAGCTAAAAAATCTG CAAACCTGTTTCGATCTCCAGCTCAGGGCACAACCCATTTAAAATCAGATTATGAGTGTTAATCATGTGTGTGGATGTCCTTTCGTCCTGGATTTCTTCTTCTGTACAGTGCTAAATTCCATTAGTTGCGTTCAGTATAATGGCAAATGGCGATGA
- the LOC6529479 gene encoding putative gustatory receptor 36c codes for MDVESFLLGAVYYYGLFIGLSTFEFDWNTGRVFTSKLSTLYPLATDSCIFILYIYHWTGNAMYAIFSKANMLHEYVVIIMTGLKIATGLFTLINRWYQRSEMMILTAKVLRMFMARPQVKRMSRWGILTKFISGSLTDGLQMAIVLNTMGRVDSQFFLGLGLQYWMSVILNMALVQQYMIMLFVRTQFQLLNTELRQVIEDTKELQLNRRHQGVFITRCCSLADQLENIARVQSQLQTIVNQLEKAFDIQGALIYGGYYLSSVGNSYMAYSIFKHGYENMNMALSTVILTFLWCFFYYLDGLLNLRVMLHIQDDYREVIQILGERTLFVGLDVRLEEAFENLNLQLIRNPLEIKVIELYSVTRSTTMSMFGNLFTHSILLIEYDMEHF; via the exons ATGGACGTGGAAAGTTTTTTGTTGGGAGCGGTTTACTACTATGGACTGTTCATCGGTCTCAGTACGTTTGAGTTTGACTGGAATACAGGGCGTGTATTTACATCGAAATTGAGTACTTTGTACCCTCTTGCGACGGATTCTTGTATTTTTATCTTATACATTTATCACTGGACCGGGAACGCAATGTATGCGATCTTTAGCAAAGCAAACATGCTGCACGAATATGTTGTCATCATAATGACCGGACTTAAAATTGCTACTG GCCTTTTCACTCTGATTAACAGATGGTACCAGCGTAGCGAGATGATGATCTTGACCGCAAAAGTGCTCCGCATGTTTATGGCCAGGCCGCAGGTAAAGAGAATGTCTCGCTGGGGCATTCTCACCAAGTTTATTTCTGGATCTCTGACCGATGGCCTCCAAATGGCCATCGTCTTGAATACCATGGGTCGCGTAGACTCGCAATTCTTCCTGGGACTGGGCTTGCAGTACTGGATGTCCGTTATTCTCAACATGGCTTTGGTACAGCAATACATGATAATGCTCTTCGTTCGGACACAGTTTCAGCTACTCAACACCGAACTGCGTCAGGTGATTGAGGACACCAAGGAGCTGCAGTTAAACCGCCGACATCAAGGAGTTTTTATAACCAGGTGCTGTTCCTTGGCAGATCAGTTAGAGAATATAGCAAGAGTGCAGAGCCAACTGCAGACGATTGTAAACCAATTGGAAAAAGCATTTGACATTCAGGGGGCCTTGATATATGGGGGCTATTACTTGTCCTCGGTGGGCAACAGTTACATGGCATATAGTATCTTCAAACATGGCTATGAGAATATGAACATGGCACTGAGTACTGTTATCCTGACGTTCCTATGGTGTTTTTTTTACTACCTTGACGGTTTGCTGAATTTACGTGTTATGCTTCACATCCAAGATGACTACCGGGAAGTGATACAAATACTCGGGGAGCGGACACTATTTGTTGGTTTGGATGTCCGCCTGGAAGAAGCC TTTGAGAACCTTAACCTGCAGCTAATACGAAATCCCTTAGAAATAAAGGTTATTGAGTTGTATAGCGTCACTCGCAGCACTACGATGTCTATGTTCGGAAACCTGTTCACGCATTCCATACTTTTAATTGAGTATGATATGGAACATTTTTAA
- the LOC6529480 gene encoding putative gustatory receptor 36b, with translation MVDWVGLLLRAVHIYCYLIGLSNFEYDCRTGRVFTSWRCTIYALMVNTPISITIVYYFTVHSNTNIIFQSANKLHEYVIIIMSGLKIAAGLITLLNRWLQRDQMMRLVKDVIRLYMINPHLKNLIRWGILLKAFFSFAMDLLQVALSVDALDRQGTAEIMGLVVKLCVSFIMNLAISQHFLVMLLIRAQYRIINGKLRKVIEESRRLSFLQQRNGAFMTRCCYLSDQLEVIGEVQSKIQSMVRQLAYSGYYISVVGTSYMCYSVYKYGHHNLKISVQTSIIACIWITLFYLDAVINCNNMLYVLKHHKDFLGLLEERTVFASTLDVRLEESFESLQLQIVRNPLKINVMGMFPITRGTIAAMLGSIILNSIFLIQFDMEYF, from the exons ATGGTCGATTGGGTCGGTTTGTTACTGAGGGCAGTCCACATTTACTGCTACTTGATAGGGTTAAGTAACTTTGAGTACGACTGCCGAACAGGACGCGTATTTACATCGTGGCGATGTACTATTTACGCTCTTATGGTTAACACCCCTATTTCGATTacaattgtttattatttcacCGTTCATAGTAATACcaatataatttttcaaagCGCAAATAAGCTGCATGAATATGTTATCATCATAATGTCCGGCCTAAAGATCGCGGcgg gtCTCATTACGTTGCTTAATAGATGGCTTCAGCGTGACCAAATGATGCGCCTAGTGAAAGACGTCATTCGTCTATATATGATCAATCCGCATTTGAAGAATTTGATTCGCTGGGGAATTCTACTGAAAGCCTTTTTTAGTTTTGCAATGGATCTCCTCCAAGTGGCACTCTCCGTGGATGCATTGGACCGCCAAGGAACTGCAGAAATTATGGGCTTGGTTGTAAAATTGTGCGTTTCGTTCATAATGAATTTAGCCATATCCCAGCACTTTTTAGTAATGCTATTAATTCGAGCACAATATCGGATTATAAATGGAAAGCTGCGAAAGGTGATCGAGGAAAGCAGGAGGTTGAGTTTCCTGCAGCAGCGGAATGGAGCTTTTATGACGAGGTGCTGTTATCTATCTGATCAGTTGGAAGTTATAGGTGAGGTCCAGAGCAAAATACAATCAATGGTTCGCCAACTGGCCTATAGTGGATACTACATATCGGTTGTGGGTACATCCTATATGTGTTATAGCGTATATAAGTATGGTCACCATAATCTGAAAATATCAGTTCAGACCTCGATTATCGCCTGCATTTGGATTACCTTATTTTATCTTGATGCCGTGATCAATTGCAACAATATGCTTTATGTGTTAAAACATCACAAGGATTTTTTGGGTCTATTGGAGGAACGAACGGTGTTTGCTTCTACCTTGGACGTCCGCTTGGAGGAATCC TTTGAAAGTCTTCAGTTGCAGATAGTTCGAAACCCGTTAAAAATTAATGTGATGGGTATGTTCCCTATCACACGTGGCACAATTGCGGCTATGTTGGGTTCTATTATATTGAACTCGATTTTTCTAATTCAATTCGACATGGAATACTTTTAG
- the LOC6529481 gene encoding uncharacterized protein CG31750 yields MHLTIWNVFRLFYWLSSLSWNRQFVELVNNVIHVTTQIDGMFGPLYLEGTSLLILYIVQLDLTLLQMVWFSQVRLHIFSLYNLILELFFNTYVVYELLLLSWIAAFNRFLKDIQHLWLPLTSVIFSDILMLVSNWSYAISCFLLDNFADGGDCNWKYGIPVTAGQASLLRIVFLGLCNDRLALQQCFFRLHLLVISLKNQDQLDQNFVWDVNNLQACFDLQLWAQPIRNQIMSVNQEFGCSFVLDFFFCALLNALGCVQYRLSVNIRSYHFLDTMT; encoded by the exons ATGCATCTCACAATTTGGAATGTCTTTCGGCTGTTTTACTGGCTGAGTAGCCTGTCCTGGAATCGACAATTTGTGGAACTAGTGAACAACGTGATCCACGTAACAACGCAGATAGATGGCATGTTTGGACCGCTCTACTTGGAAGGTACCTCTTTGCTGATTCTGTACATAGTTCAGTTAGACCTGACTCTGCTGCAGATGGTTTGGTTTAGTCAAGTTAGACTACACATCTTCTCCCTATACAATTTAATCCTGGAGCTTTTCTTCAACACGTATGTGGTCTACGAGTTGCTCTTACTGTCCTGGATCGCAGCTTTTAATAGGTTCTTAAAG GATATCCAGCATCTGTGGCTGCCATTAACAAGTGTTATTTTCTCCGACATTTTAATGCTAGTGTCCAATTGGTCCTATGCCATATCCTGCTTCCTGTTGGATAACTTTGCCGACGGAGGCGATTGTAATTGGAAATATGGAATACCCGTTACCGCCGGCCAGGCTTCCCTCTTACGTATTGTATTTCTCGGTCTTTGCAACGATCGATTGGCACTACAGCAGTGCTTTTTTAGATTGCACCTCCTGGTTATTAGCTTAAAAAATCAGGATCAGCTGGATCAGAACTTCGTCTGGGATGTAAATAATCTG CAAGCCTGCTTCGATCTGCAGCTGTGGGCCCAGCCGATCAGGAATCAGATTATGAGCGTTAATCAGGAATTCGGATGCTCGTTTGTACTTGACTTCTTCTTTTGCGCACTGCTAAACGCCTTGGGCTGTGTGCAGTATAGATTATCCGTGAACATTCGTTCCTACCACTTCTTAGATACCATGACTTGA
- the LOC26535364 gene encoding uncharacterized protein LOC26535364, which yields MKEYGEVIFVDQLKHCRVVASQIDKTRINWEKNSAWFADAQRENYSRYASIYAECREKYGDKQYGYYAWRNRLRADYTFKSKSTAGPENRYINESMTHLKGYKYPKTTNGEYGSVRPSELFFCF from the coding sequence ATGAAGGAGTACGGAGAGGTGATATTTGTGGATCAGCTAAAACACTGCCGAGTCGTCGCCAGTCAGATTGATAAGACTCGCATTAACTGGGAAAAAAATAGCGCTTGGTTTGCAGATGCGCAAAGGGAGAACTACTCTCGATACGCGTCCATTTACGCCGAGTGCAGGGAAAAATACGGAGATAAACAATATGGATACTACGCCTGGAGAAACCGTCTTCGCGCAGACTACACTTTCAAGTCCAAGTCGACGGCAGGGCCTGAAAATCGGTACATAAATGAATCCATGACCCACTTGAAAGGATATAAGTACCCCAAGACGACCAATGGCGAATATGGCAGTGTGCGCCCATCggaattatttttctgtttctaA
- the LOC26535710 gene encoding uncharacterized protein LOC26535710: protein MKVYDQVIFTEQLLHHRSVGNQIKETRRHWEERCSWFPAAQRYLEARCSEIYKESLEKYGNDHFEFYANRNRLKEEHRVNTKSYRRRERRRSHRPMDHLKDYRVSPTSNGEYGSVRPMQLLQWL, encoded by the coding sequence ATGAAGGTTTATGACCAGGTGATATTCACAGAACAGCTTTTGCACCACAGATCTGTGGGCAACCAAATCAAGGAGACACGGCGCCATTGGGAGGAGCGGTGCTCTTGGTTTCCGGCTGCCCAAAGGTATTTGGAAGCAAGGTGTTCTGAAATTTACAAGGAGAGCCTTGAAAAGTACGGCAACGACCACTTCGAGTTCTATGCAAATAGAAATCGCTTGAAGGAAGAACACAGGGTTAATACCAAATCATATAGACGTCGGGAAAGAAGAAGGTCTCATAGACCCATGGATCATTTAAAGGATTATAGGGTGTCACCAACTTCAAACGGGGAATACGGAAGTGTTCGGCCAATGCAACTACTTCAATGGCTTTAG